Proteins encoded in a region of the Paenibacillus wynnii genome:
- the serC gene encoding 3-phosphoserine/phosphohydroxythreonine transaminase gives MLSKRAYNFNAGPAALPLEVLERAQAEFVDFRESGMSIMEMSHRGVIYESVHNEAQERLLSLFGNPEGYKVLFLQGGASTQFAMIPMNFISAGQVGSYVMSGSWADKAYKEAKLAGGAHVAASSEDKSFLAIPDLKSIQAADNAAYLHVTSNETIEGTQYAEFPDSGSIPLIGDMSSDILSRSFDINKFGLIYAGAQKNLGPSGVTVVIAKEEMIAESPSNIPTILRYSTHYNNNSLYNTPPSYSIYMVNEVLKWIGEQGGLAGVESKNRDKAGLLYNTIDGSDGYYRGVAEQGSRSIMNVTFRMQSEDAEKQFVKAAEKEGFIGLKGHRSVGGLRASIYNAVPYENIKVLVDFMNHFRQTQG, from the coding sequence ATTTTGAGCAAGAGAGCATATAATTTTAATGCCGGTCCGGCGGCGCTACCTTTAGAAGTACTGGAGCGTGCACAAGCAGAGTTTGTGGATTTCCGAGAAAGTGGAATGTCCATTATGGAGATGTCGCATCGGGGGGTAATATACGAATCTGTGCATAATGAAGCTCAGGAACGCCTACTATCACTCTTTGGCAATCCAGAAGGCTACAAGGTATTATTCTTACAAGGCGGTGCCAGCACCCAGTTTGCTATGATCCCAATGAACTTTATCTCTGCGGGACAAGTAGGGAGCTATGTAATGTCAGGCAGTTGGGCAGACAAAGCTTATAAAGAAGCCAAATTAGCTGGAGGCGCTCATGTAGCTGCTTCTTCGGAGGATAAATCTTTCCTCGCCATCCCAGACTTAAAGTCAATCCAGGCCGCAGACAATGCAGCATATCTGCATGTGACCTCCAATGAAACGATTGAGGGTACGCAATATGCAGAGTTTCCGGATTCGGGCTCTATTCCTTTGATTGGGGATATGTCCAGTGATATTCTGAGCCGCTCCTTTGATATTAATAAATTCGGTTTAATTTATGCAGGTGCACAAAAAAACCTCGGGCCGTCCGGTGTAACAGTAGTGATTGCCAAGGAAGAAATGATTGCTGAATCACCTTCCAATATCCCGACAATTTTGCGTTACAGCACCCATTATAACAATAATTCACTTTACAATACTCCTCCATCCTACTCAATATATATGGTGAACGAAGTATTGAAATGGATCGGTGAACAGGGTGGTTTGGCTGGTGTTGAATCCAAAAACCGCGATAAAGCGGGGCTTCTATATAACACAATAGACGGAAGCGACGGATACTACCGCGGAGTTGCAGAACAAGGCAGCCGCTCCATCATGAATGTGACCTTCCGTATGCAATCCGAAGATGCAGAGAAGCAATTCGTCAAAGCTGCAGAAAAAGAAGGCTTCATCGGACTTAAGGGTCATCGGAGTGTAGGCGGTCTGCGTGCTTCCATCTACAATGCGGTTCCTTATGAAAATATTAAGGTACTGGTTGATTTCATGAATCATTTCCGTCAAACTCAAGGTTAA